From a region of the Leptospira kmetyi serovar Malaysia str. Bejo-Iso9 genome:
- a CDS encoding tetratricopeptide repeat protein — protein MNRSKRFGIIPFSSLFLITISFFFSIANCTKKESISILEIRDLTEKENLVEALQKAEADLKLKGDSAELLYVRGWIRYLQKNQNAAMNDFKKCISLDSKSLDCKRGLGLVYESNKEYKEAETTYQEALQIAKEKGPDFEALLHENLGSLYLRQNLRKESLSEFQNAITLSDKGDAYYGFSLCLIMEGNSEGAIASLEKGISKPFRAKAFQSESHFLLSKFYFEKRKDPVKAEAEIKKSISIFPLHKEYLDALQTYTKERIKSGL, from the coding sequence AGATCCAAACGTTTCGGCATAATTCCGTTTTCTTCGCTTTTTTTGATTACGATTTCATTCTTTTTTTCGATCGCAAACTGCACGAAGAAAGAATCGATATCGATCTTGGAAATCCGGGATCTTACCGAAAAAGAAAATCTCGTGGAAGCGCTTCAAAAGGCGGAAGCCGATCTGAAACTCAAAGGAGATTCCGCCGAACTTCTTTATGTTCGAGGTTGGATTCGTTATCTTCAAAAAAATCAAAACGCGGCGATGAACGATTTCAAAAAATGTATTTCACTCGATTCCAAATCCCTGGATTGCAAAAGAGGACTCGGTCTCGTTTACGAATCGAACAAGGAATACAAAGAAGCCGAAACCACGTATCAGGAAGCGCTTCAAATCGCAAAGGAAAAGGGCCCGGATTTCGAAGCCCTTCTTCATGAAAATCTCGGAAGTCTTTATCTCAGACAAAATCTGAGAAAGGAAAGTTTAAGCGAGTTTCAAAACGCGATCACCTTATCGGACAAAGGCGACGCGTATTACGGATTCAGTTTGTGTTTGATTATGGAGGGAAATTCAGAAGGGGCGATCGCTTCGTTGGAAAAGGGAATTTCAAAACCGTTCCGAGCCAAGGCGTTTCAATCCGAATCCCATTTCTTATTATCCAAATTCTATTTTGAAAAACGAAAAGATCCCGTCAAAGCGGAAGCCGAAATCAAAAAGTCGATCTCCATATTTCCTCTTCACAAAGAATATCTGGACGCATTACAAACCTACACAAAGGAAAGAATCAAATCCGGTCTTTGA
- a CDS encoding MBL fold metallo-hydrolase RNA specificity domain-containing protein yields the protein MNSKIQIHFLGASETVTGSKYLIDTGKNKILVDCGLFQGLKELRLLNWSQLPIRASEIDFVLLTHGHLDHAGYIPRLVKQGFRGKILGSAPTLEITEIILKDSGKIQEEEADRANRGGYSKHNPAVPLYDLKDATESLSYLHPVELDQWKDLGENLRVRFKYNGHILGATYIELDVFGERFVFSGDIGRPKDILLYPPERPEQADYLFVESTYGNRIHPSDPENQLIEILNETLKNDGTVILPSFAVERTQSLMYLLWKLKSMAKIPNVPMILDSPMGRNVFEVFQTHTKWHKLSPMECSQIWDSFQKTESVKETYKLAEDRSPKIVIAGSGMATGGRVLTYLQYYLEDPNSTILLCGFQAIGTRGRQLQDGNHEIKIYGKFYEVKAKIRSIDGLSSHADQREILHWLGALKQKPKKVFIVHGEKGSSDALRVKLKDTLQFDCEIPKLFEIIELEA from the coding sequence ATGAATTCAAAGATTCAAATTCATTTCTTGGGAGCCTCCGAAACGGTCACGGGCTCCAAATATCTGATCGATACGGGTAAGAATAAAATCCTAGTCGATTGCGGATTGTTCCAAGGGCTCAAGGAGCTCAGACTTCTTAACTGGTCCCAACTTCCGATCCGCGCATCCGAAATCGACTTCGTTCTTTTAACGCATGGACATCTCGACCACGCGGGTTATATTCCGAGATTGGTAAAACAAGGGTTTCGCGGAAAAATTTTGGGAAGCGCTCCCACTCTGGAAATCACGGAAATCATTCTCAAAGATTCCGGAAAAATTCAGGAAGAAGAAGCCGACCGAGCCAATCGAGGCGGATATTCCAAACACAATCCGGCCGTTCCTCTGTACGATCTCAAGGACGCGACCGAATCTCTTTCGTATCTACATCCGGTGGAACTGGATCAATGGAAGGATCTCGGAGAAAATCTTCGAGTTCGGTTTAAATACAACGGACATATATTAGGAGCTACTTATATAGAATTGGATGTGTTCGGGGAACGTTTCGTTTTTTCGGGGGACATCGGAAGACCGAAGGATATTCTTTTATATCCTCCGGAGCGGCCGGAACAAGCCGATTATCTTTTTGTCGAAAGCACGTATGGAAATAGAATTCACCCTTCCGATCCTGAAAATCAATTGATCGAAATTCTAAACGAAACGTTGAAGAACGACGGGACCGTTATTCTTCCCAGCTTCGCCGTGGAAAGAACACAAAGCCTCATGTATCTTCTTTGGAAATTAAAATCCATGGCGAAGATTCCGAACGTGCCCATGATCCTGGATAGCCCGATGGGTAGAAACGTATTCGAAGTTTTTCAAACTCATACGAAATGGCATAAACTTTCTCCGATGGAATGTTCTCAGATCTGGGATTCTTTTCAAAAAACGGAATCGGTGAAGGAAACATACAAACTCGCCGAAGACCGTTCTCCGAAAATCGTGATCGCGGGAAGCGGTATGGCGACCGGCGGAAGGGTTCTGACGTATCTCCAATATTATTTGGAAGATCCGAATTCAACGATTCTCTTATGCGGTTTTCAAGCGATCGGAACGAGAGGAAGACAACTTCAAGACGGGAATCACGAAATCAAAATTTACGGTAAGTTTTACGAAGTGAAAGCGAAGATTCGTTCGATCGACGGGTTATCTTCTCACGCGGATCAAAGGGAAATTCTTCATTGGCTCGGCGCCTTAAAACAAAAACCGAAAAAAGTTTTCATCGTTCACGGCGAAAAAGGTTCTTCGGACGCGCTTCGGGTCAAACTCAAAGACACTTTACAATTCGATTGTGAGATTCCGAAGTTGTTCGAAATAATCGAGTTGGAAGCGTAA
- a CDS encoding thymidine phosphorylase family protein: MSEKKEPLYLKNLGIDTNQEYVIFLRRDSPVCKSEGFVALNRVQVEVGNKKIIASLNIFENEILQMGQAGLSESAWKAVHAQEGDPVFLSHLQPVLSMHDVRSKIYENRLGEESFQRIIQDIKDEKYSNIEISSFITACSGDHLNLEEIKALTKAMIRTGSVLKWNKHTVVDKHCVGGLPGNRTTPIVVSIVASAGLIVPKTSSRAITSPAGTADTMEAVTKVNLDLSKMKSVVEQEGGCIVWGGSIGLSPVDDILIRVERALEVDSVGQMIASVLSKKAAAGSSHVVIDIPIGKTAKIRTEEDAEKLKYYFTVVGKSVGLKVKVLISDGLQPIGRGIGPSLEIKDCIEVLKNDPKAPQDLKQRALTIAGMMLEFAEPHRYKNGNGFEAALEILESGRAWDKFKNICKAQGEWKEPSVAKFRSDVFAKTSGIVTEIDNRKIAKVARLAGAPHSSSAGVYFLAPLGKRIERGEILYTVHSESEGEMEYSFEYLNSENGIITIS; this comes from the coding sequence ATGTCCGAAAAAAAAGAACCTCTGTATCTAAAGAACCTAGGGATCGACACCAATCAGGAATACGTGATCTTTTTAAGAAGGGATTCTCCCGTTTGTAAGTCGGAAGGATTTGTCGCTCTCAACCGAGTTCAAGTGGAAGTGGGCAACAAAAAGATCATCGCTTCGTTGAACATTTTCGAAAACGAAATTCTTCAGATGGGACAAGCCGGTTTGTCCGAAAGCGCTTGGAAGGCGGTTCACGCACAGGAAGGAGATCCGGTGTTTCTTTCGCATCTGCAACCGGTTTTATCGATGCACGACGTTCGTTCCAAAATTTACGAAAACAGACTCGGGGAAGAATCCTTTCAAAGAATCATACAAGACATTAAGGATGAGAAATATTCGAATATTGAGATATCGTCGTTTATCACAGCTTGTTCCGGGGATCACCTCAACTTAGAGGAAATCAAGGCTCTTACCAAGGCGATGATTAGAACCGGTTCCGTCTTAAAATGGAACAAACATACGGTCGTCGACAAACACTGCGTAGGCGGTCTTCCGGGAAACAGAACGACTCCGATCGTCGTTTCCATCGTCGCTTCGGCCGGTTTGATCGTTCCGAAAACCTCTTCCAGGGCCATCACTTCTCCGGCGGGAACCGCGGATACGATGGAAGCCGTTACGAAAGTAAATCTCGATCTTTCCAAAATGAAATCCGTAGTCGAACAAGAAGGCGGTTGTATCGTCTGGGGCGGTTCGATCGGTTTGAGTCCAGTGGATGATATTCTGATTCGTGTGGAACGAGCGTTGGAAGTGGACAGTGTGGGACAGATGATCGCATCGGTATTATCGAAAAAAGCGGCGGCAGGCTCTTCTCATGTTGTGATCGACATTCCGATCGGAAAGACCGCAAAGATAAGAACAGAAGAAGATGCAGAAAAGCTAAAATACTATTTTACCGTGGTCGGAAAGTCCGTGGGTTTAAAAGTTAAGGTCTTGATCTCGGACGGCTTGCAACCGATCGGAAGAGGAATCGGTCCTTCTCTTGAAATTAAGGATTGTATCGAAGTATTGAAAAACGATCCGAAAGCTCCTCAAGATTTAAAACAAAGAGCTTTGACGATCGCAGGTATGATGCTCGAGTTCGCGGAACCGCATCGATATAAGAACGGAAACGGTTTCGAAGCCGCGCTCGAAATTTTAGAATCGGGTCGCGCTTGGGACAAGTTTAAGAATATCTGCAAGGCTCAAGGAGAATGGAAAGAACCTTCCGTTGCGAAATTTCGCTCCGACGTTTTCGCAAAAACTTCCGGAATCGTTACCGAAATCGACAACCGAAAGATCGCCAAGGTCGCTCGATTGGCGGGAGCGCCTCACAGCAGTTCGGCGGGAGTTTATTTTCTCGCCCCTTTGGGCAAACGAATCGAAAGAGGAGAGATTCTTTATACGGTTCATTCGGAATCGGAAGGGGAAATGGAATATTCCTTCGAATATCTGAACTCGGAGAACGGAATCATTACGATTTCATAA
- a CDS encoding ribose-phosphate diphosphokinase: MKKILFYFSENASLAKTVSEISGIPLGKAEFGKFPDGESKLRIDEELKDFEVYLLCSLDRPDSKIIPLIFFCETAKSLGTKKIHLISPYLCYMRQDKSFHTGEGVSAKYFASLISRYVDSIVTIDPHLHRIKRLEEVFSIPSKVLHATSLFAEYIQKNVSNPVLIGPDDESSQWVQEVAGISKSPYTVLEKNRKGDWDVEVSAPKMEEYLDRTPVLIDDIVSTGRTLIQTISHLKKLKLSDSICLCVHGIFSENSFQELSQSGVQTIVTTNTIAHSSNEIDVGKLIAENLF, from the coding sequence ATGAAAAAAATATTATTTTACTTTTCCGAAAACGCATCTTTGGCAAAAACCGTTTCGGAAATTTCCGGAATTCCTTTGGGCAAAGCCGAGTTCGGAAAATTTCCCGATGGAGAATCAAAACTCAGAATCGACGAAGAATTGAAGGATTTCGAGGTTTATCTGCTTTGTTCCTTGGATCGACCGGATTCCAAAATCATTCCCTTGATCTTTTTCTGCGAAACCGCAAAGTCCTTAGGGACTAAAAAAATCCATCTTATATCGCCTTATCTATGTTACATGAGACAGGATAAATCTTTTCACACAGGAGAAGGAGTCAGCGCGAAATACTTCGCGTCCTTGATCTCTCGTTATGTGGACTCGATCGTAACGATCGATCCCCATCTTCATAGAATCAAACGTCTTGAGGAAGTGTTTTCGATTCCCTCCAAGGTTTTGCACGCCACGAGTTTGTTCGCGGAATATATTCAAAAAAACGTAAGTAATCCGGTGCTGATCGGACCGGACGACGAAAGTAGCCAATGGGTCCAGGAAGTCGCGGGAATATCCAAAAGTCCTTACACCGTTTTGGAAAAAAATCGAAAGGGAGATTGGGACGTGGAAGTCAGCGCGCCGAAGATGGAAGAGTATCTCGATCGTACTCCGGTTTTGATAGACGACATCGTTTCCACGGGAAGAACCCTCATTCAAACGATTTCACATCTAAAAAAATTAAAACTGTCCGATTCGATCTGTCTTTGTGTTCACGGAATTTTTTCGGAAAATTCTTTCCAAGAGTTATCACAAAGCGGGGTTCAGACGATCGTTACGACCAATACGATCGCACATTCGAGCAACGAAATCGACGTGGGTAAGTTGATTGCGGAGAATCTTTTTTAA
- a CDS encoding SpoIIE family protein phosphatase, translating to MSEIPTQTRKIISIRSFSLIVFLLSSPILSFPIQITKDWRIAAGKNLDVRAEDSSWKEFKSLPIPKDLLRSFSFPEDAVPTLTLLKTFDVSSQDIQSLTMDGLSIHFPLLTNVYEIYFNGEKIGEGGAILGGKIVKNGFKRHVIFPIPENKIKIGKNEIRLILSSDPGEELDAYASFDSTPPVVDLQSRNALILSERSTLMLSFLYLFVGFYHFLFYFKRPQEKYNLFFGLFSISLSTYIYLRSNSVYELNLDPLLQMKLEYMVVFNVTAFFLLFLDNFFDSKISSISRFYQFFALALTSLIPFSSRAICVLLLQIWQISVFVFAAYSLFIMLRALYRKNQDSIRLFAGFIILLVSAITDLVGSMQLVPYLENYGLLKYGFFTFELGIVFILANRFLRVHNEVEELNLDLDRKVKERTGQLEDTLSQIQELKIQQDGDYFLTSLLLDPLNRYKVQNETILVEGFSRQKKHFEFKQWKKEIGGDIIIADEVVLKDRKYLVFVNGDAMGKSIQGAGGALVLGVVFRSFLSRTKTSSSYHSKPPELWLKECFLELQNIFESFDGSMLISVVLGLVDLESGILFFLNAEHPWTVLYRDGVSSFIEDKLELRKIGITGLESKMKVKTFFLEKGDSIFIGSDGRDDLLLGVDPDGTRLINEDESQFLKRVEESRGDLGLLIQGLRNYGELTDDLSVLKITYLKDPVRLGTLTWNLSFKFPDETYSKYLDAENWEHALYHLENLKSRIEDGNMSPVFKKELAKVYYKTGKYEEALSLFEDLISEFPEDVETMFIASLIYKRFKRFRQAVELGERVLLREPEFLNNVAHLAESYLFIHKKDVTVKLLEKVDQLDPSNSHAKKIRIQLDAPIPDHRSG from the coding sequence ATGAGCGAAATCCCGACACAAACTCGAAAAATTATTTCCATTCGATCGTTTAGTCTGATCGTTTTTCTTTTATCCTCGCCGATTCTCTCGTTTCCGATTCAGATCACTAAGGATTGGAGGATCGCGGCCGGAAAAAATCTCGATGTTCGCGCCGAAGATTCTTCCTGGAAAGAATTCAAATCCCTTCCGATTCCCAAGGACTTGCTTCGTTCTTTTTCCTTTCCCGAAGACGCGGTCCCGACGCTTACCTTACTCAAAACCTTCGACGTTTCCTCGCAAGACATACAAAGTCTCACGATGGACGGACTTTCGATTCATTTTCCCTTGCTGACCAACGTCTATGAAATTTATTTCAACGGAGAAAAGATCGGTGAAGGCGGCGCGATTCTTGGCGGAAAGATCGTAAAGAACGGTTTTAAAAGACACGTGATCTTTCCGATTCCCGAAAACAAAATCAAGATCGGTAAGAACGAGATTCGATTGATTCTTTCGTCCGATCCAGGAGAGGAACTGGACGCTTATGCGAGTTTTGATTCGACCCCGCCCGTGGTGGATCTTCAATCGCGCAACGCTTTGATTCTTTCGGAACGATCGACTCTGATGCTTTCCTTTTTGTATCTCTTCGTAGGCTTTTATCACTTCCTGTTTTATTTCAAACGTCCTCAGGAAAAATACAATCTGTTCTTCGGTCTTTTTTCTATATCGCTTTCGACGTATATCTATCTTAGAAGCAACTCCGTTTACGAACTCAACTTGGATCCTCTTCTTCAGATGAAGTTGGAATACATGGTCGTCTTCAACGTTACCGCGTTCTTTCTTTTGTTTCTGGATAATTTTTTCGATTCAAAGATCAGTTCGATCTCCAGATTCTATCAATTCTTCGCGTTGGCTCTTACGTCCTTGATCCCTTTTTCAAGTCGTGCGATTTGCGTCCTTCTTTTGCAGATATGGCAAATCTCCGTTTTTGTTTTCGCGGCATATTCGCTTTTTATCATGCTTCGGGCCTTGTATCGGAAAAATCAGGACAGCATCCGTTTATTCGCGGGTTTTATCATTCTTTTGGTTTCCGCGATCACCGATCTCGTGGGATCGATGCAGTTGGTTCCTTATTTAGAAAATTATGGATTGCTAAAATACGGATTTTTCACGTTCGAACTCGGGATCGTTTTCATTCTCGCGAATCGATTTTTGAGGGTTCATAACGAAGTGGAAGAATTGAACCTGGATTTGGACCGAAAGGTTAAGGAGAGAACCGGCCAATTGGAAGATACTCTGAGTCAGATTCAGGAACTCAAGATCCAGCAGGACGGGGATTATTTTTTGACCTCGCTTCTTTTGGATCCGTTGAACCGTTATAAGGTTCAGAACGAAACGATTCTCGTGGAAGGTTTCAGCCGTCAAAAGAAACATTTCGAATTTAAACAATGGAAGAAGGAAATCGGAGGAGATATCATCATCGCCGACGAAGTCGTATTAAAAGATAGGAAGTATCTCGTATTCGTCAACGGCGACGCGATGGGAAAGTCGATTCAAGGAGCGGGAGGAGCGTTGGTTCTCGGTGTCGTGTTCCGTTCTTTCTTGTCCAGAACGAAAACGTCTTCTTCGTATCATTCCAAACCTCCCGAACTCTGGCTCAAGGAATGTTTTTTAGAACTTCAAAACATATTCGAATCCTTCGACGGTTCGATGTTGATTTCCGTCGTTCTCGGTTTGGTGGATTTGGAATCGGGGATTCTATTCTTTTTAAACGCGGAACATCCTTGGACCGTTCTTTATCGGGACGGGGTTTCTTCCTTTATCGAAGATAAATTAGAACTTCGTAAAATAGGAATCACCGGTTTGGAAAGTAAGATGAAGGTGAAAACTTTTTTCCTCGAAAAAGGGGATTCAATCTTTATCGGATCGGACGGAAGAGACGATCTTTTGCTCGGGGTCGATCCCGACGGAACCAGACTTATCAACGAGGACGAATCCCAATTCTTAAAACGAGTGGAAGAATCCAGAGGCGATCTCGGACTACTCATACAAGGACTTCGGAATTACGGAGAATTGACGGACGATTTAAGCGTTCTCAAAATCACGTATCTAAAAGATCCCGTTCGATTGGGAACTCTTACTTGGAATTTATCCTTTAAATTTCCGGACGAAACCTATTCGAAATATTTGGATGCGGAAAACTGGGAACACGCTTTGTATCATCTTGAAAATCTAAAAAGTAGAATCGAAGACGGAAATATGTCTCCGGTTTTCAAAAAGGAACTCGCGAAAGTATATTATAAAACCGGAAAGTATGAGGAAGCTCTTTCTTTGTTCGAAGATTTGATCTCCGAGTTTCCCGAAGACGTGGAAACGATGTTTATCGCTTCTTTGATCTATAAAAGATTCAAACGGTTTCGACAAGCCGTGGAATTGGGAGAACGCGTGCTTCTTCGCGAACCTGAATTTTTAAACAACGTAGCGCACTTAGCCGAGTCCTATCTTTTTATTCATAAGAAGGACGTGACCGTAAAGTTATTGGAGAAGGTGGATCAACTGGACCCGAGCAATTCTCACGCGAAAAAAATTCGGATCCAACTGGATGCTCCGATTCCGGATCATCGAAGCGGCTAA
- a CDS encoding DUF2062 domain-containing protein: MIKAFYRLVHQQIIVPFQQSHAPVKEVCLGTSIGLFWSLTPLIGIQMYLGLITWVLLRLVGIRFYMPIAIAMIWITNPVTLPFFYYIFYVTGIAAYNLLGWDMSAMNFARILEVIDHSSSLELYEGLKYWSAFLINDMGAPMFLGGFLIGIPSAIAGYPITKSLLNGFRERQAEKEGLSLQQWEKKYVRKETDKNRSIWNILKN; this comes from the coding sequence ATGATAAAAGCATTTTATAGACTCGTTCATCAGCAGATCATCGTTCCGTTTCAACAATCCCACGCGCCCGTAAAAGAGGTTTGTTTGGGAACTTCCATCGGACTTTTCTGGTCCTTAACGCCTTTGATCGGAATCCAAATGTATCTGGGATTGATCACCTGGGTTCTTTTACGATTGGTCGGAATCCGTTTTTATATGCCGATCGCGATCGCGATGATCTGGATCACGAACCCGGTCACACTTCCGTTTTTCTATTATATCTTTTACGTCACGGGAATCGCCGCCTACAATCTGTTAGGTTGGGATATGTCCGCGATGAACTTCGCGAGAATTCTCGAAGTGATCGATCATTCCAGTTCTTTGGAACTCTACGAAGGATTGAAATACTGGAGCGCGTTTTTGATAAACGACATGGGCGCTCCGATGTTTTTGGGAGGATTTCTGATCGGAATTCCTTCGGCGATCGCGGGTTATCCCATCACCAAATCCCTGCTCAACGGATTTCGGGAAAGACAAGCAGAAAAAGAAGGACTCAGTCTGCAACAATGGGAAAAAAAATACGTTCGTAAGGAAACGGATAAAAATCGTTCGATTTGGAATATTCTAAAAAACTAA
- a CDS encoding lipase family alpha/beta hydrolase, giving the protein MRKLSLLIVISFLLSGSLMASGGGSSSKPLSGSYPIVLSHGLFGWGTDSSGVISIVNYWGGMDTYLRNQGANVYAPTKTAAQSNETRGAELRDKVNVYMAANGFTKVHIIGHSQGGLDSRYMVSNLGMSGKVSTLTSLNSPHRGSPIADIVNTVLPSWAKPFVSAVLGVVVQLVYGGGQQDAIKALNSLTTSGMASFNGYTPNSSAVKYFSYGSTITIPDLIQHPLMGILYPACWAGGVFNGQGGDNDGLVPATSQKWGTWKGGPSYGILTTGVDHLQASNTLLSGQTWYDVEGYFLSMASNAKANQ; this is encoded by the coding sequence ATGCGCAAATTAAGCTTATTGATCGTGATCAGTTTCCTATTGTCGGGCTCTCTAATGGCTTCCGGCGGAGGATCTTCTTCCAAACCTTTATCCGGTTCGTATCCAATCGTTCTTTCCCACGGTTTATTCGGATGGGGAACCGATTCCAGCGGAGTTATCAGCATCGTAAACTACTGGGGTGGAATGGACACCTACTTGAGAAATCAAGGCGCGAACGTTTACGCTCCTACAAAAACGGCGGCTCAGTCCAACGAGACCAGAGGCGCGGAACTCAGAGATAAAGTGAACGTCTATATGGCGGCAAACGGTTTTACTAAAGTTCATATCATCGGTCACTCTCAAGGCGGATTGGACAGTCGTTACATGGTTTCCAACCTCGGAATGTCCGGTAAAGTTTCCACTCTGACTTCTTTGAATTCTCCACACAGAGGATCTCCGATCGCCGACATCGTGAACACGGTTCTTCCAAGCTGGGCGAAACCTTTCGTTTCCGCGGTTTTGGGTGTTGTGGTTCAATTGGTTTATGGCGGCGGACAACAAGACGCAATTAAGGCTCTGAATTCCTTAACTACAAGCGGAATGGCATCCTTCAACGGATACACTCCGAACAGTTCCGCGGTGAAGTATTTCTCTTACGGTTCTACGATCACCATTCCTGATCTGATTCAACACCCTCTGATGGGAATCCTTTATCCTGCATGCTGGGCGGGCGGGGTTTTCAACGGACAAGGCGGAGACAACGACGGACTCGTTCCTGCAACTTCTCAAAAATGGGGAACTTGGAAAGGCGGACCTTCTTACGGAATTCTTACTACCGGTGTGGATCACCTTCAGGCATCCAACACTCTTCTTTCCGGCCAAACTTGGTACGACGTGGAAGGATACTTCCTTTCTATGGCTTCCAACGCGAAGGCGAATCAATAA
- a CDS encoding 2-dehydropantoate 2-reductase — translation MNLSFAVLGSGSIGTYIGCRLLAGGNPVLLYGRERIQNELKTFGAKITDFTNKEILLAPGSIPFSTSLSDVLSADVFLVTVKSKDTKDLAQELRGILEKRQKLHSVSRSIPIVISFQNGVRNAEVLKEGLKDLPVEVLAGMVPFNVVSKGSGHFHRGTSGNLVIEHSKSSKDLVGIFNRAGLPTNTHKNIGGILWGKLIFNLNNSLNALSGLTLKTEISKPGYRKILSKLMRESLEILRLAEIRPVRSGKMIPSLAPIILNLPDFLFFKIASNMVKIDPQARSSMWEDLVQKRPTEIDSLNGEVIKLADVMGHPAPLNREIVRLIKEAESKPEILNLSPEELARRMKITLN, via the coding sequence ATGAATCTTTCCTTTGCAGTTTTGGGTTCCGGAAGCATCGGAACGTATATCGGTTGCAGGCTTTTGGCCGGAGGCAATCCGGTTCTTTTGTACGGAAGGGAAAGAATTCAAAACGAACTCAAAACTTTCGGAGCAAAAATCACCGATTTTACGAACAAGGAGATTCTTCTTGCTCCCGGATCGATTCCTTTTTCCACTTCGCTTTCCGACGTTTTGAGCGCGGACGTATTTTTAGTCACCGTAAAGTCCAAGGACACAAAGGATCTCGCTCAGGAACTGAGAGGAATTCTGGAAAAAAGACAAAAGCTCCATTCGGTTTCTCGTTCGATTCCGATCGTGATCAGTTTTCAAAACGGAGTTCGAAACGCGGAAGTTTTAAAGGAAGGTTTAAAAGATCTTCCGGTGGAAGTTTTGGCGGGAATGGTTCCGTTCAACGTCGTTTCCAAGGGAAGCGGTCATTTTCATCGCGGAACCAGCGGGAATCTCGTGATCGAACATTCTAAATCTTCCAAAGATTTGGTGGGAATTTTCAATCGCGCCGGACTTCCGACCAACACGCACAAGAACATAGGCGGAATTCTCTGGGGAAAACTGATCTTCAACCTGAACAATTCTTTAAACGCGCTTTCCGGTCTGACCTTAAAGACCGAAATTTCGAAACCGGGTTATCGCAAAATTCTTTCCAAACTGATGAGAGAATCCCTCGAAATTTTAAGACTCGCAGAAATCAGACCGGTTCGTTCGGGAAAGATGATTCCGAGTTTGGCGCCGATCATTTTGAATCTTCCCGATTTTTTATTTTTTAAAATCGCTTCGAATATGGTTAAGATCGATCCGCAGGCGCGTTCTTCGATGTGGGAGGATTTGGTTCAAAAAAGACCGACCGAAATCGATTCCTTGAACGGAGAAGTGATCAAACTCGCCGACGTGATGGGCCATCCCGCGCCTTTAAACCGGGAGATCGTTCGTTTGATCAAAGAGGCCGAGTCGAAACCGGAGATTTTAAACCTAAGTCCCGAGGAACTCGCAAGAAGAATGAAGATCACTCTAAATTAG